In Syngnathus acus chromosome 5, fSynAcu1.2, whole genome shotgun sequence, a genomic segment contains:
- the ogna gene encoding osteoglycin, paralog a: MASSVRELVLTCMLLAPWLAAGGAAGAPGRQQSSFFGSHLTLTRTRRVPPLADQVDNSPVPAGGDASDLPTCLLCVCLTRSVYCEEVTPDMTAVPTLPKETAYLYARFNKIHKIHTGDFANIVTLKRIDLTANLISEIEDGAFANLPLLEELSLADNRLVRLPALPAKLTSFNANNNLLKTKGVKATAFKKLTSLANLYLANNQMEAVPQIPENVRTLHLQNNNITDINIDTFCRSNDTYYLRPSLTEVRLDGNPLVLSKYPDSFMCMKVLPIGRYR; the protein is encoded by the exons ATGGCGAGCAGCGTGAGGGAGCTCGTACTGACGTGCATGCTGCTGGCGCCGTGGCTGGCCGCCGGCGGGGCCGCCGGAGCACCAGGACGGCAGCAAAGCAGCTTCTTCGGCAGCCATTTGACATTGACGCGGACCAGG AGAGTGCCGCCTTTGGCAGACCAAGTGGACAATAGCCCTGTCCCGGCAGGGGGAGACGCATCGG ACCTGCCCACTTGCCTGCTGTGCGTCTGCCTCACCCGCTCGGTGTACTGCGAGGAGGTGACCCCGGACATGACGGCCGTGCCCACCCTGCCCAAGGAGACAGCCTACCTCTACGCCCGCTTTAACAAAATCCACAAGATCCACACCGGGGACTTTGCCAACATCG TAACGCTCAAGAGGATCGACCTGACGGCGAACCTGATCTCGGAGATCGAGGACGGGGCTTTCGCCAATCTGCCGCTACTGGAGGAACTGTCGCTGGCGGACAACAGGCTGGTCAGGCTTCCGGCGCTGCCCGCCAAGCTGACGTCGTTCAACGCCAACAACAACCTCCTCAAGACCAAGGGTGTCAAAGCCACCGCCTTCAAG AAACTGACGAGTCTGGCCAACTTGTATCTGGCTAACAACCAGATGGAGGCAGTCCCGCAGATCCCGGAGAACGTTCGGACCTTACATCTACAG AACAACAACATCACAGACATCAACATTGACACCTTCTGCAGGTCCAACGACACCTACTACCTTAGACCCAGCCTCACCGAAGTCCGTCTGGATGGAAATCCCCTGGTCCTGTCCAAGTACCCTGACAGCTTCATGTGTATGAAAGTACTGCCGATCGGAAGGTACCGGTGA